The following proteins are co-located in the Helicoverpa armigera isolate CAAS_96S chromosome 23, ASM3070526v1, whole genome shotgun sequence genome:
- the Lap gene encoding phosphatidylinositol-binding clathrin assembly protein LAP isoform X2, producing MSGLNVRMAGQTINDRLLAARHSIAGQGLAKSVCKATTEEMIAPKKKHLDYLVHCTNEPNVSIPQLANLLVERTQNTNWVVVYKALITVHHLLAYGNERFTQYLASSNSTFQLSNFLDKSGVQGYDMSPFIRRYAKYLNEKALSYRTVAFDFCKVKRGKEEGSLRMMNAEKLLKTLPVLQAQLDGLLEFDCTANDLTNGVINMCFMLLFRDLIRLFACYNDGIINLLEKYFDMNKKNCREALDLYKKFLIRMDRVGEFLKVAENVGIDKGDIPDLTKAPSSLLDALEGHLATLEGKKGSAANTPTQTASAQKNVASVMGALSSTSSSFGNAAASTRLDNQPNGASPLFIDDTLKQQALAEEEAAMNQYKVRLYQGEEWTGEEDVNEIVNKVQSPTNAANNPFLSSAPTNQNASIVDLFGPSPADTTSTTSKASDDLLSLGNPFADNMFGAAPAGTAPAWPQQPSNGFAAFPAQPQNNSFVSEANFSNVFDNTDSAAAAANPFMGMGDLTQPISASPARPPPPAIPPQPKSAFDDLEDAMRMSLGGSPAKAPQPITQQPQPMAAQPFSDVMSMPMSQPMMFGSPARQPMMPMGATGQQPQQQQGKVLTGDLDSSLAQLANNLSINKTATAQKPMQWNSPKNASKPGQTWTPQPMQATTGAGYRPMGPGMNLPPMPHTMPHAYHPPHYIMQQPGMVMGMQGAPMMPMGMVQPMRPAVPPQPTTNQFS from the exons ATCTAGTCCACTGCACAAACGAGCCCAACGTGTCGATACCACAGCTCGCCAACTTGCTGGTTGAGCGCACACAGAACACCAATTGGGTGGTGGTGTATAAAGCTCTAATAACTGTACATCATCTACTAGCATATGGGAATGAG AGGTTCACACAATATCTAGCATCGAGTAATTCAACATTTCAACTTAGTAATTTCCTAGACAAAAGTGGAGTACAAG GATATGACATGTCCCCGTTCATCCGGCGTTACGCCAAGTACCTCAATGAGAAGGCGCTTTCCTACAGGACTGTGGCCTTCGACTTCTGCAAGGTTAAGAGGGG CAAGGAGGAAGGTTCCCTCCGCATGATGAACGCTGAAAAGCTTCTGAAGACCCTGCCAGTGCTGCAGGCTCAGCTGGACGGACTCCTGGAGTTCGACTGCACCGCCAACGATCTCACTAATGGCGTTATCAACATGTGCTTCATGCTGCTGTTTAGAGATCTCATCAg ATTGTTCGCGTGTTACAACGACGGCATCATCAACCTATTGGAGAAATACTTCGATATGAACAAGAAGAACTGCCGCGAGGCTCTCGATCTCTATAAGAAATTCCTCATCAGGATGGATAGGGTCGGAGAGTTCTTGAAG GTGGCAGAGAACGTGGGTATAGACAAGGGCGACATCCCCGACCTGACCAAAGCCCCCAGCAGCCTGCTCGACGCGCTCGAGGGACACCTCGCCACGCTCGAGGGGAAGAAGGGATCCGCTGCCAACACTCCCACACAGACGGCTAG CGCCCAAAAGAACGTAGCGAGCGTAATGGGAGCCCTATCTTCCACATCGTCCTCATTCGGCAACGCGGCCGCGTCCACCCGCCTGGACAACCAGCCCAACGGCGCCTCGCCGCTCTTCATCGACGACACGCTCAAGCAGCAGGCACTGGCTGAAGAGGAAGCTGCCATGAACCAGTATAAG GTTCGCTTATACCAAGGTGAAGAGTGGACGGGGGAGGAAGACGTTAATGAGATAGTA AATAAGGTGCAATCTCCAACGAACGCGGCGAACAACCCGTTCCTGTCATCGGCGCCGACCAATCAGAATGCGTCTATTGTGGACCTGTTTGGGCCTTCGCCCGCCGATACCACTAGTACTACGAGCAAGGCGAGCGATGATCTGTTGTCTTTGGGCAATCCGTTCGCTGATAATATGTTTGGAG CGGCGCCTGCGGGGACGGCGCCGGCGTGGCCGCAACAGCCCAGCAACGGCTTCGCCGCCTTCCCGGCACAACCACAGAACAACTCCTTTGTGTCCGAGGCTAACTTCTCTAACGTTTTTGATAACACTGACTCGGCAG CTGCCGCGGCTAATCCGTTCATGGGTATGGGAGACCTCACACAGCCGATATCCGCGTCGCCCGCCCGTCCCCCTCCCCCCGCCATCCCCCCACAGCCCAAGTCCGCGTTCGACGACCTCGAGGACGCCATGCGCATGTCTCTGGGAGGCTCCCCGGCCAAAGCCCCGCAGCCAATCACGCAACAGCCGCAGCCAATGGCAGCCCAGCCTTTCAGTGACGTCATGTCCATGCCGATGTCTCAGCCAATGATGTTCGGCTCGCCAGCGCGACAACCCATGATGCCGATGGGAGCGACCG GTCAGCAACCACAGCAGCAACAAGGCAAGGTGTTGACAGGTGATCTGGACTCCTCGCTCGCCCAACTGGCCAACAATCTATCTATCAACAAAACCGCTACAGCTCAGAA ACCGATGCAGTGGAACTCGCCGAAGAATGCATCCAAACCTGGACAAACGTGGACGCCGCAGCCGATGCAGgccaccacgggcgccgggtacCGACCAATG GGCCCAGGCATGAATCTTCCACCAATGCCCCATACTATGCCCCATGCATATCATCCCCCGCATTATATTATG CAACAGCCAGGCATGGTAATGGGCATGCAAGGAGCGCCCATGATGCCGATGGGAATGGTACAACCCATGCGGCCCGCCGTGCCCCCACAACCCACCACTAACCAATTCAGCTAA
- the Lap gene encoding phosphatidylinositol-binding clathrin assembly protein LAP isoform X7: MSGLNVRMAGQTINDRLLAARHSIAGQGLAKSVCKATTEEMIAPKKKHLDYLVHCTNEPNVSIPQLANLLVERTQNTNWVVVYKALITVHHLLAYGNERFTQYLASSNSTFQLSNFLDKSGVQGAAGARIGYDMSPFIRRYAKYLNEKALSYRTVAFDFCKVKRGKEEGSLRMMNAEKLLKTLPVLQAQLDGLLEFDCTANDLTNGVINMCFMLLFRDLIRLFACYNDGIINLLEKYFDMNKKNCREALDLYKKFLIRMDRVGEFLKVAENVGIDKGDIPDLTKAPSSLLDALEGHLATLEGKKGSAANTPTQTASAQKNVASVMGALSSTSSSFGNAAASTRLDNQPNGASPLFIDDTLKQQALAEEEAAMNQYKNKVQSPTNAANNPFLSSAPTNQNASIVDLFGPSPADTTSTTSKASDDLLSLGNPFADNMFGAAPAGTAPAWPQQPSNGFAAFPAQPQNNSFVSEANFSNVFDNTDSAGQQPQQQQGKVLTGDLDSSLAQLANNLSINKTATAQKPMQWNSPKNASKPGQTWTPQPMQATTGAGYRPMGPGMNLPPMPHTMPHAYHPPHYIMQQPGMVMGMQGAPMMPMGMVQPMRPAVPPQPTTNQFS, translated from the exons ATCTAGTCCACTGCACAAACGAGCCCAACGTGTCGATACCACAGCTCGCCAACTTGCTGGTTGAGCGCACACAGAACACCAATTGGGTGGTGGTGTATAAAGCTCTAATAACTGTACATCATCTACTAGCATATGGGAATGAG AGGTTCACACAATATCTAGCATCGAGTAATTCAACATTTCAACTTAGTAATTTCCTAGACAAAAGTGGAGTACAAG GCGCGGCCGGTGCCCGGATTG GATATGACATGTCCCCGTTCATCCGGCGTTACGCCAAGTACCTCAATGAGAAGGCGCTTTCCTACAGGACTGTGGCCTTCGACTTCTGCAAGGTTAAGAGGGG CAAGGAGGAAGGTTCCCTCCGCATGATGAACGCTGAAAAGCTTCTGAAGACCCTGCCAGTGCTGCAGGCTCAGCTGGACGGACTCCTGGAGTTCGACTGCACCGCCAACGATCTCACTAATGGCGTTATCAACATGTGCTTCATGCTGCTGTTTAGAGATCTCATCAg ATTGTTCGCGTGTTACAACGACGGCATCATCAACCTATTGGAGAAATACTTCGATATGAACAAGAAGAACTGCCGCGAGGCTCTCGATCTCTATAAGAAATTCCTCATCAGGATGGATAGGGTCGGAGAGTTCTTGAAG GTGGCAGAGAACGTGGGTATAGACAAGGGCGACATCCCCGACCTGACCAAAGCCCCCAGCAGCCTGCTCGACGCGCTCGAGGGACACCTCGCCACGCTCGAGGGGAAGAAGGGATCCGCTGCCAACACTCCCACACAGACGGCTAG CGCCCAAAAGAACGTAGCGAGCGTAATGGGAGCCCTATCTTCCACATCGTCCTCATTCGGCAACGCGGCCGCGTCCACCCGCCTGGACAACCAGCCCAACGGCGCCTCGCCGCTCTTCATCGACGACACGCTCAAGCAGCAGGCACTGGCTGAAGAGGAAGCTGCCATGAACCAGTATAAG AATAAGGTGCAATCTCCAACGAACGCGGCGAACAACCCGTTCCTGTCATCGGCGCCGACCAATCAGAATGCGTCTATTGTGGACCTGTTTGGGCCTTCGCCCGCCGATACCACTAGTACTACGAGCAAGGCGAGCGATGATCTGTTGTCTTTGGGCAATCCGTTCGCTGATAATATGTTTGGAG CGGCGCCTGCGGGGACGGCGCCGGCGTGGCCGCAACAGCCCAGCAACGGCTTCGCCGCCTTCCCGGCACAACCACAGAACAACTCCTTTGTGTCCGAGGCTAACTTCTCTAACGTTTTTGATAACACTGACTCGGCAG GTCAGCAACCACAGCAGCAACAAGGCAAGGTGTTGACAGGTGATCTGGACTCCTCGCTCGCCCAACTGGCCAACAATCTATCTATCAACAAAACCGCTACAGCTCAGAA ACCGATGCAGTGGAACTCGCCGAAGAATGCATCCAAACCTGGACAAACGTGGACGCCGCAGCCGATGCAGgccaccacgggcgccgggtacCGACCAATG GGCCCAGGCATGAATCTTCCACCAATGCCCCATACTATGCCCCATGCATATCATCCCCCGCATTATATTATG CAACAGCCAGGCATGGTAATGGGCATGCAAGGAGCGCCCATGATGCCGATGGGAATGGTACAACCCATGCGGCCCGCCGTGCCCCCACAACCCACCACTAACCAATTCAGCTAA
- the Lap gene encoding phosphatidylinositol-binding clathrin assembly protein LAP isoform X3: MSGLNVRMAGQTINDRLLAARHSIAGQGLAKSVCKATTEEMIAPKKKHLDYLVHCTNEPNVSIPQLANLLVERTQNTNWVVVYKALITVHHLLAYGNERFTQYLASSNSTFQLSNFLDKSGVQGAAGARIGYDMSPFIRRYAKYLNEKALSYRTVAFDFCKVKRGKEEGSLRMMNAEKLLKTLPVLQAQLDGLLEFDCTANDLTNGVINMCFMLLFRDLIRLFACYNDGIINLLEKYFDMNKKNCREALDLYKKFLIRMDRVGEFLKVAENVGIDKGDIPDLTKAPSSLLDALEGHLATLEGKKGSAANTPTQTASAQKNVASVMGALSSTSSSFGNAAASTRLDNQPNGASPLFIDDTLKQQALAEEEAAMNQYKNKVQSPTNAANNPFLSSAPTNQNASIVDLFGPSPADTTSTTSKASDDLLSLGNPFADNMFGAAPAGTAPAWPQQPSNGFAAFPAQPQNNSFVSEANFSNVFDNTDSAAAAANPFMGMGDLTQPISASPARPPPPAIPPQPKSAFDDLEDAMRMSLGGSPAKAPQPITQQPQPMAAQPFSDVMSMPMSQPMMFGSPARQPMMPMGATGQQPQQQQGKVLTGDLDSSLAQLANNLSINKTATAQKPMQWNSPKNASKPGQTWTPQPMQATTGAGYRPMGPGMNLPPMPHTMPHAYHPPHYIMQQPGMVMGMQGAPMMPMGMVQPMRPAVPPQPTTNQFS, encoded by the exons ATCTAGTCCACTGCACAAACGAGCCCAACGTGTCGATACCACAGCTCGCCAACTTGCTGGTTGAGCGCACACAGAACACCAATTGGGTGGTGGTGTATAAAGCTCTAATAACTGTACATCATCTACTAGCATATGGGAATGAG AGGTTCACACAATATCTAGCATCGAGTAATTCAACATTTCAACTTAGTAATTTCCTAGACAAAAGTGGAGTACAAG GCGCGGCCGGTGCCCGGATTG GATATGACATGTCCCCGTTCATCCGGCGTTACGCCAAGTACCTCAATGAGAAGGCGCTTTCCTACAGGACTGTGGCCTTCGACTTCTGCAAGGTTAAGAGGGG CAAGGAGGAAGGTTCCCTCCGCATGATGAACGCTGAAAAGCTTCTGAAGACCCTGCCAGTGCTGCAGGCTCAGCTGGACGGACTCCTGGAGTTCGACTGCACCGCCAACGATCTCACTAATGGCGTTATCAACATGTGCTTCATGCTGCTGTTTAGAGATCTCATCAg ATTGTTCGCGTGTTACAACGACGGCATCATCAACCTATTGGAGAAATACTTCGATATGAACAAGAAGAACTGCCGCGAGGCTCTCGATCTCTATAAGAAATTCCTCATCAGGATGGATAGGGTCGGAGAGTTCTTGAAG GTGGCAGAGAACGTGGGTATAGACAAGGGCGACATCCCCGACCTGACCAAAGCCCCCAGCAGCCTGCTCGACGCGCTCGAGGGACACCTCGCCACGCTCGAGGGGAAGAAGGGATCCGCTGCCAACACTCCCACACAGACGGCTAG CGCCCAAAAGAACGTAGCGAGCGTAATGGGAGCCCTATCTTCCACATCGTCCTCATTCGGCAACGCGGCCGCGTCCACCCGCCTGGACAACCAGCCCAACGGCGCCTCGCCGCTCTTCATCGACGACACGCTCAAGCAGCAGGCACTGGCTGAAGAGGAAGCTGCCATGAACCAGTATAAG AATAAGGTGCAATCTCCAACGAACGCGGCGAACAACCCGTTCCTGTCATCGGCGCCGACCAATCAGAATGCGTCTATTGTGGACCTGTTTGGGCCTTCGCCCGCCGATACCACTAGTACTACGAGCAAGGCGAGCGATGATCTGTTGTCTTTGGGCAATCCGTTCGCTGATAATATGTTTGGAG CGGCGCCTGCGGGGACGGCGCCGGCGTGGCCGCAACAGCCCAGCAACGGCTTCGCCGCCTTCCCGGCACAACCACAGAACAACTCCTTTGTGTCCGAGGCTAACTTCTCTAACGTTTTTGATAACACTGACTCGGCAG CTGCCGCGGCTAATCCGTTCATGGGTATGGGAGACCTCACACAGCCGATATCCGCGTCGCCCGCCCGTCCCCCTCCCCCCGCCATCCCCCCACAGCCCAAGTCCGCGTTCGACGACCTCGAGGACGCCATGCGCATGTCTCTGGGAGGCTCCCCGGCCAAAGCCCCGCAGCCAATCACGCAACAGCCGCAGCCAATGGCAGCCCAGCCTTTCAGTGACGTCATGTCCATGCCGATGTCTCAGCCAATGATGTTCGGCTCGCCAGCGCGACAACCCATGATGCCGATGGGAGCGACCG GTCAGCAACCACAGCAGCAACAAGGCAAGGTGTTGACAGGTGATCTGGACTCCTCGCTCGCCCAACTGGCCAACAATCTATCTATCAACAAAACCGCTACAGCTCAGAA ACCGATGCAGTGGAACTCGCCGAAGAATGCATCCAAACCTGGACAAACGTGGACGCCGCAGCCGATGCAGgccaccacgggcgccgggtacCGACCAATG GGCCCAGGCATGAATCTTCCACCAATGCCCCATACTATGCCCCATGCATATCATCCCCCGCATTATATTATG CAACAGCCAGGCATGGTAATGGGCATGCAAGGAGCGCCCATGATGCCGATGGGAATGGTACAACCCATGCGGCCCGCCGTGCCCCCACAACCCACCACTAACCAATTCAGCTAA
- the Lap gene encoding phosphatidylinositol-binding clathrin assembly protein LAP isoform X8: MSGLNVRMAGQTINDRLLAARHSIAGQGLAKSVCKATTEEMIAPKKKHLDYLVHCTNEPNVSIPQLANLLVERTQNTNWVVVYKALITVHHLLAYGNERFTQYLASSNSTFQLSNFLDKSGVQGAAGARIGYDMSPFIRRYAKYLNEKALSYRTVAFDFCKVKRGKEEGSLRMMNAEKLLKTLPVLQAQLDGLLEFDCTANDLTNGVINMCFMLLFRDLIRLFACYNDGIINLLEKYFDMNKKNCREALDLYKKFLIRMDRVGEFLKVAENVGIDKGDIPDLTKAPSSLLDALEGHLATLEGKKGSAANTPTQTASAQKNVASVMGALSSTSSSFGNAAASTRLDNQPNGASPLFIDDTLKQQALAEEEAAMNQYKVRLYQGEEWTGEEDVNEIVNKVQSPTNAANNPFLSSAPTNQNASIVDLFGPSPADTTSTTSKASDDLLSLGNPFADNMFGGQQPQQQQGKVLTGDLDSSLAQLANNLSINKTATAQKPMQWNSPKNASKPGQTWTPQPMQATTGAGYRPMGPGMNLPPMPHTMPHAYHPPHYIMQQPGMVMGMQGAPMMPMGMVQPMRPAVPPQPTTNQFS, encoded by the exons ATCTAGTCCACTGCACAAACGAGCCCAACGTGTCGATACCACAGCTCGCCAACTTGCTGGTTGAGCGCACACAGAACACCAATTGGGTGGTGGTGTATAAAGCTCTAATAACTGTACATCATCTACTAGCATATGGGAATGAG AGGTTCACACAATATCTAGCATCGAGTAATTCAACATTTCAACTTAGTAATTTCCTAGACAAAAGTGGAGTACAAG GCGCGGCCGGTGCCCGGATTG GATATGACATGTCCCCGTTCATCCGGCGTTACGCCAAGTACCTCAATGAGAAGGCGCTTTCCTACAGGACTGTGGCCTTCGACTTCTGCAAGGTTAAGAGGGG CAAGGAGGAAGGTTCCCTCCGCATGATGAACGCTGAAAAGCTTCTGAAGACCCTGCCAGTGCTGCAGGCTCAGCTGGACGGACTCCTGGAGTTCGACTGCACCGCCAACGATCTCACTAATGGCGTTATCAACATGTGCTTCATGCTGCTGTTTAGAGATCTCATCAg ATTGTTCGCGTGTTACAACGACGGCATCATCAACCTATTGGAGAAATACTTCGATATGAACAAGAAGAACTGCCGCGAGGCTCTCGATCTCTATAAGAAATTCCTCATCAGGATGGATAGGGTCGGAGAGTTCTTGAAG GTGGCAGAGAACGTGGGTATAGACAAGGGCGACATCCCCGACCTGACCAAAGCCCCCAGCAGCCTGCTCGACGCGCTCGAGGGACACCTCGCCACGCTCGAGGGGAAGAAGGGATCCGCTGCCAACACTCCCACACAGACGGCTAG CGCCCAAAAGAACGTAGCGAGCGTAATGGGAGCCCTATCTTCCACATCGTCCTCATTCGGCAACGCGGCCGCGTCCACCCGCCTGGACAACCAGCCCAACGGCGCCTCGCCGCTCTTCATCGACGACACGCTCAAGCAGCAGGCACTGGCTGAAGAGGAAGCTGCCATGAACCAGTATAAG GTTCGCTTATACCAAGGTGAAGAGTGGACGGGGGAGGAAGACGTTAATGAGATAGTA AATAAGGTGCAATCTCCAACGAACGCGGCGAACAACCCGTTCCTGTCATCGGCGCCGACCAATCAGAATGCGTCTATTGTGGACCTGTTTGGGCCTTCGCCCGCCGATACCACTAGTACTACGAGCAAGGCGAGCGATGATCTGTTGTCTTTGGGCAATCCGTTCGCTGATAATATGTTTGGAG GTCAGCAACCACAGCAGCAACAAGGCAAGGTGTTGACAGGTGATCTGGACTCCTCGCTCGCCCAACTGGCCAACAATCTATCTATCAACAAAACCGCTACAGCTCAGAA ACCGATGCAGTGGAACTCGCCGAAGAATGCATCCAAACCTGGACAAACGTGGACGCCGCAGCCGATGCAGgccaccacgggcgccgggtacCGACCAATG GGCCCAGGCATGAATCTTCCACCAATGCCCCATACTATGCCCCATGCATATCATCCCCCGCATTATATTATG CAACAGCCAGGCATGGTAATGGGCATGCAAGGAGCGCCCATGATGCCGATGGGAATGGTACAACCCATGCGGCCCGCCGTGCCCCCACAACCCACCACTAACCAATTCAGCTAA
- the Lap gene encoding phosphatidylinositol-binding clathrin assembly protein LAP isoform X1 produces the protein MSGLNVRMAGQTINDRLLAARHSIAGQGLAKSVCKATTEEMIAPKKKHLDYLVHCTNEPNVSIPQLANLLVERTQNTNWVVVYKALITVHHLLAYGNERFTQYLASSNSTFQLSNFLDKSGVQGAAGARIGYDMSPFIRRYAKYLNEKALSYRTVAFDFCKVKRGKEEGSLRMMNAEKLLKTLPVLQAQLDGLLEFDCTANDLTNGVINMCFMLLFRDLIRLFACYNDGIINLLEKYFDMNKKNCREALDLYKKFLIRMDRVGEFLKVAENVGIDKGDIPDLTKAPSSLLDALEGHLATLEGKKGSAANTPTQTASAQKNVASVMGALSSTSSSFGNAAASTRLDNQPNGASPLFIDDTLKQQALAEEEAAMNQYKVRLYQGEEWTGEEDVNEIVNKVQSPTNAANNPFLSSAPTNQNASIVDLFGPSPADTTSTTSKASDDLLSLGNPFADNMFGAAPAGTAPAWPQQPSNGFAAFPAQPQNNSFVSEANFSNVFDNTDSAAAAANPFMGMGDLTQPISASPARPPPPAIPPQPKSAFDDLEDAMRMSLGGSPAKAPQPITQQPQPMAAQPFSDVMSMPMSQPMMFGSPARQPMMPMGATGQQPQQQQGKVLTGDLDSSLAQLANNLSINKTATAQKPMQWNSPKNASKPGQTWTPQPMQATTGAGYRPMGPGMNLPPMPHTMPHAYHPPHYIMQQPGMVMGMQGAPMMPMGMVQPMRPAVPPQPTTNQFS, from the exons ATCTAGTCCACTGCACAAACGAGCCCAACGTGTCGATACCACAGCTCGCCAACTTGCTGGTTGAGCGCACACAGAACACCAATTGGGTGGTGGTGTATAAAGCTCTAATAACTGTACATCATCTACTAGCATATGGGAATGAG AGGTTCACACAATATCTAGCATCGAGTAATTCAACATTTCAACTTAGTAATTTCCTAGACAAAAGTGGAGTACAAG GCGCGGCCGGTGCCCGGATTG GATATGACATGTCCCCGTTCATCCGGCGTTACGCCAAGTACCTCAATGAGAAGGCGCTTTCCTACAGGACTGTGGCCTTCGACTTCTGCAAGGTTAAGAGGGG CAAGGAGGAAGGTTCCCTCCGCATGATGAACGCTGAAAAGCTTCTGAAGACCCTGCCAGTGCTGCAGGCTCAGCTGGACGGACTCCTGGAGTTCGACTGCACCGCCAACGATCTCACTAATGGCGTTATCAACATGTGCTTCATGCTGCTGTTTAGAGATCTCATCAg ATTGTTCGCGTGTTACAACGACGGCATCATCAACCTATTGGAGAAATACTTCGATATGAACAAGAAGAACTGCCGCGAGGCTCTCGATCTCTATAAGAAATTCCTCATCAGGATGGATAGGGTCGGAGAGTTCTTGAAG GTGGCAGAGAACGTGGGTATAGACAAGGGCGACATCCCCGACCTGACCAAAGCCCCCAGCAGCCTGCTCGACGCGCTCGAGGGACACCTCGCCACGCTCGAGGGGAAGAAGGGATCCGCTGCCAACACTCCCACACAGACGGCTAG CGCCCAAAAGAACGTAGCGAGCGTAATGGGAGCCCTATCTTCCACATCGTCCTCATTCGGCAACGCGGCCGCGTCCACCCGCCTGGACAACCAGCCCAACGGCGCCTCGCCGCTCTTCATCGACGACACGCTCAAGCAGCAGGCACTGGCTGAAGAGGAAGCTGCCATGAACCAGTATAAG GTTCGCTTATACCAAGGTGAAGAGTGGACGGGGGAGGAAGACGTTAATGAGATAGTA AATAAGGTGCAATCTCCAACGAACGCGGCGAACAACCCGTTCCTGTCATCGGCGCCGACCAATCAGAATGCGTCTATTGTGGACCTGTTTGGGCCTTCGCCCGCCGATACCACTAGTACTACGAGCAAGGCGAGCGATGATCTGTTGTCTTTGGGCAATCCGTTCGCTGATAATATGTTTGGAG CGGCGCCTGCGGGGACGGCGCCGGCGTGGCCGCAACAGCCCAGCAACGGCTTCGCCGCCTTCCCGGCACAACCACAGAACAACTCCTTTGTGTCCGAGGCTAACTTCTCTAACGTTTTTGATAACACTGACTCGGCAG CTGCCGCGGCTAATCCGTTCATGGGTATGGGAGACCTCACACAGCCGATATCCGCGTCGCCCGCCCGTCCCCCTCCCCCCGCCATCCCCCCACAGCCCAAGTCCGCGTTCGACGACCTCGAGGACGCCATGCGCATGTCTCTGGGAGGCTCCCCGGCCAAAGCCCCGCAGCCAATCACGCAACAGCCGCAGCCAATGGCAGCCCAGCCTTTCAGTGACGTCATGTCCATGCCGATGTCTCAGCCAATGATGTTCGGCTCGCCAGCGCGACAACCCATGATGCCGATGGGAGCGACCG GTCAGCAACCACAGCAGCAACAAGGCAAGGTGTTGACAGGTGATCTGGACTCCTCGCTCGCCCAACTGGCCAACAATCTATCTATCAACAAAACCGCTACAGCTCAGAA ACCGATGCAGTGGAACTCGCCGAAGAATGCATCCAAACCTGGACAAACGTGGACGCCGCAGCCGATGCAGgccaccacgggcgccgggtacCGACCAATG GGCCCAGGCATGAATCTTCCACCAATGCCCCATACTATGCCCCATGCATATCATCCCCCGCATTATATTATG CAACAGCCAGGCATGGTAATGGGCATGCAAGGAGCGCCCATGATGCCGATGGGAATGGTACAACCCATGCGGCCCGCCGTGCCCCCACAACCCACCACTAACCAATTCAGCTAA